In one window of Deltaproteobacteria bacterium DNA:
- a CDS encoding D-alanyl-D-alanine dipeptidase, translating into MLLALLIAAQTWGPQRLPPVLDAEDPLVDAAGIVKDLIVELAYATSDNITGRALYPTDAKCLLRRSVAERLAVAANALRKRGLRLIARDCTRPPDAQEALWRAHPHAGLVADPSRGSLHARGVAIDLDLADLSGTRVEVPTKLDAFVPQAAADAPLPDCAAKEHREALKAAMHAAGFRVNPKEWWHYSRLYGWRWPVALSR; encoded by the coding sequence ATGCTGCTGGCGCTGCTGATCGCGGCGCAGACCTGGGGGCCGCAGCGGCTTCCGCCAGTGCTCGATGCGGAAGATCCGCTGGTCGATGCAGCCGGGATCGTGAAGGACCTGATCGTCGAGCTCGCATACGCGACGAGCGACAACATCACCGGCCGCGCGCTGTACCCGACGGATGCGAAGTGCCTGCTCCGGCGCAGCGTCGCGGAGCGCCTGGCGGTCGCCGCTAACGCGTTGCGCAAACGGGGATTGCGCCTGATTGCGCGTGATTGCACGCGCCCTCCGGATGCGCAGGAGGCGCTCTGGAGAGCGCATCCGCACGCGGGGTTGGTTGCGGATCCTTCGCGCGGAAGCCTGCACGCGCGCGGCGTCGCGATCGATCTCGATCTCGCCGACCTCTCCGGAACGCGCGTGGAGGTGCCGACGAAGCTCGATGCGTTCGTGCCGCAGGCGGCGGCCGACGCTCCCTTGCCGGACTGCGCGGCGAAAGAGCACCGCGAGGCGCTGAAGGCCGCGATGCACGCGGCCGGGTTTCGCGTGAACCCGAAGGAGTGGTGGCACTACAGCCGGCTCTACGGCTGGCGCTGGCCGGTTGCGCTCTCCCGCTGA